In Leptidea sinapis chromosome 2, ilLepSina1.1, whole genome shotgun sequence, the sequence ATTGTAAAGCTGCTCGCTTGTTCTATTAGCTTCATTCTGTCAACTTGAACTTGACTTACCATGCTACCAGGTGTCTAATGAATTGTATCACACAGTCGCTCAGCACAATTcttcaatacataaaaatattgcattGCTTATAAAATGtactttaaaaattggtttCGTGTTTCATATCCACCGTCAACTTCGTCGGCGACATATACAAATCGAGTAGGACTAGACAATTATATGAGTGTTATTGGatgaataataaatcaaatgtaGAATGGGGATCTAAAATACATTCAGTTTCCGCTGTACCGACCTGGAACATGGatccattaaaaataatagtccTGAGTAActgttatgattttatttaacaatgaaGTCCACCAATAATTGTCATACAATCATTTTCATGCAAATACAAATCTAACTGTTTATATGATTTTCAAAGAACTATCAGCAATATATGTTAATGGATCAATTTTGTTGATGGTACCATtctaaatatgaaaaaataataatcatatttggGTTTTACAAACGGATAATacaattgataatattattatgttaaaaagaTAACAACCGGACGCGCACGTGTAGGAGTCAGACcgaatatgtattttttttaatactaatctatatacataaaaatgaattgctgttcgttagtctcgagttttaactcgagaacggctggaccgatttggctaattttggtcttgaattctttgtggaaatccagggaaggcttaaaaggtgaataaatatcaaaatgctcgcaatttaaaaaacaacgattttgattctTCTTTCTTCCTTCAGAAAtcgaattaaaataatagtttataattcaaattcaaattcaaatatttttattcaaaataggatttataatcacttattgaacgtcaacccattcaaaagagactgcctcagacctgagaagaatgggcgcaagaaactcagcgggcttttttttatataatatatggattacaatgtaatatcgtacaataaacattaataattaaagagcctgagggtgttcgctttaatcctgatttttttatcgattgaggcagtacgaagtctgccgggtcagctagtgtaaaataaaaaagagatGTAGCTATCACtacttgtaaaaataattatgtaaattccTTTTCTGGATACCCTGAGTAACCCTAGAATAGCATCCtaacatttataaaaagtaGGTACGGCTTTGTATACTGaacttaaaaaaatctgtaGTTAGTTCTTACTTCATAGTACCTCTCCAAAATGTTTTTAAGTCCTGTTGTTTTCAGTAATTAGTGTGTAATTAAGCAGTATTATTCAAGCGCTTCAAGTATGTAATTTGGTCATACTCTTCACTaactttttgtataaataaagattaaatttgtattacCTATAAAAATCGATTAAAATTATAGCAGTACAGTAGATGGCAGCGCAAggccgatcgtcatggcgatctatgggggaggcttttgtctaGGAGAGGACCACTTCCGCCTGAAATGACGATGAAGGTGAAGAAGGCTTGACTTGGAATGCAGAACTCTTCCTGGATTCATTGAACGTTAACTATTGATATATGACGTAGACAAGAACGTCGAGCCGAGAAGCGAGTACTAAGCTGATTCGGAATTCGTCTTCGCCGGGCGAGCGTCGAGCAGACGTCAGGGAAAAACTAAGCGAGCTTTTGTTGTCACACCACGTTCTTATTACGTAATCTGTATAGCTGTGAAGTGAAACATTTCTTGGTAATTATAATATCGTGTCGTTGTAACAGCCATGCATTAAATGCCCACTAAAATGGAGGGCCACGAAGATCATAACCATGTGACCAGCCTTGCCATgtcatgtatatatatttaattttggcTTTTATCGTAGGTTACTGTGCTATAATTCTAGTttaaaaatagacattttgaatTTTGACCTGAAATTTAATAGATTGCTCGTTGTAAGTTAGTCTATCGTGCGGTATTTACTATCCAGTTAGTGAAGGCTGCGACTCGGGCGGATATTGAAGGGAAATTGGGTTGCGCACACCCACTGCCCCAGGATACAACACCAATCACAACGTTACCAAGGTACAGTGGCCCACCAGAGTCTCCCTGACAAGCGTCTCGACCACCAATGTCCAAGAGACCAGCACAGAGCATGTAATCTGTGACTAAGCTTGAACCATAACGCTGTCTGCAGATGTTCTGGTTGATAGTGAAGACAGACACGTGTTGCAAGATTTCAGACTGTGGACCTCCttgctgaaaaaaaaataagtttaaatatttcagGTGAAAAAACGTCATATTAGTATTATAAGTTGTATGAAATGGCCACTTCTTGACCCGAGGGTCTTATTAGGGTTCagggtatataatattataaccactttaaaaaattaacaaaagaatACCGACTCAAGAACAACAAGGCCAGCTGCGCCGTCTGTTGGAAAATTGGAGTGGATTCCCctaatattgcaaaagtccgGTTGCAGTGGTGTTGGACGTGCCCTCCTCAGAATACGACAGGCGGCCCTAGCCAGAATGCTCTGGAAGGGTTTCTCAACTCTCGCAGAGCCGGTACtttcctggggtaaaatcttatGGAGGATTCTCCTGGAGGAACGGGGGTGGTGGGCtctggtcctcgacactaacctaatTGACACATAGCGTTACTATggttaccggctgcagttttcctaAACCGATACGGCTCAGGGACCTTCATGCATACAACATACTCACACCTTAcagggcggttgcctcaccatttCCCATCACCTGactctcttgcccgtttgcctatCTTTTATACAAAAACAGTGATGAGAGAAAACCTACTGCCCATGAAGATCTGCCACATAAGAGGTCAAGAGGTGCTTTACCAGTCtttgaataataaacaatagtaggtcaagaaactttcttcacCATATCGTTGTATAATGTGGAACAGAATTTACGAATTCAATACAAAATAAGCAGTGATTCTAAATAAATTGGTTTCTTTGTAATTCTACTAACCCAGAGCGCTCCCCAGCCAGCATAGACCACTGTAGTGTTATCCGGTATAACGGCTCCTTGGCTCACAATAGTACCAGCTTGTACCACTGGGGAATAGACTACCGGAGTCCGGAGTCTTACTACGTTGATATCTGCGTCGAGGAATGTTGCAATGTTATATTCTGGATGGTTTATATAATAGTCCACGTAATGAACTGATCCTCCGCTTCCTCTGTACGTGCTTCCAGCGCGAATGCGACGGAACTCTGCTTGTGAATTTCTAGAAgatacattgttttaatgaagATTTTTACAAGAAGTGGCAGGCACATcagttggagcagtaaagttctcgaatggcttCTGCTACTGCTGGGCGatgtgttggtagacccccacaagatggaccgatgatctagcCAAGATGGTTGAAATAGATTGGGGGCGGCGTTTCTCCAGCAGTGGATTACTGTTTGCTGAATGtgcattgttttaatttaaatattcaaatttaacatGACATTTATCCAATTATAAGgcggttttcaagaattttCTTTGCGTGCAAACAATACGTGGAACGAACTTTTTGCTTTTTACTGGTAACCTTTAAACTAAGCTTTTACACCAATCTAATGATACAAGATAGTATTACCAATCTAATATTTCAAGATACTGTTCACCAtctgatccatttgaccgcgagcaacacagagcagcttgaattgtcggggacccagtgctatgtgaacggctggatcacctggggcttaaaggccgtcaacgctcttgtgattcctctggtgttacaagagaatgtgggcggcgatgatcactttacaccaggtgatccgtacgctcgtttgtcctcctattccataaaaaaaagggtttACCCGCTTGTTTGGCGTATTATgccacaaataataaaatataaataaataaattatttttgccaTACATGAGATGAAGCAATAGGCAAAAGGagaaggctcagcttcacctaaCGTGGGATCATGAATTCATGTTTCCATGCCACGCTGGATTTCAGCCGTCCCATCATCCCTTAGGTGTTGAAGGGGGAGTGGATTTTTTAAGATTGTCATCGACGTAAGAATATGTGATTCGCTGATTTCGTCATGACCCCGTCTATTACATCATCAATAAAGCTTTGCTGATCGATGTTTCATTTGTAACTTAATGTAAAGGGCATTCACAAACTAAGCGCAAGAAAACCGTAGTTATTTGTCCCATCGGAATATATCACATTCACATTTCGTTTgtgttctttatatttttttatttttttaaggtcaTTTAGCTCATtgattaaatgtaaatattttatagaagaAAAAAGGAGCTAAGGAATAGcgtttttttctaaatatatttaacttttaactTCCTAGATGGCCTTGCATTAAATTCCATGAAATATGTAAAGGTTCAAAACTCACGTTCCGTCAAAGCAGTGAGCAGCAGATAGAAGAAAGAATGTGGTGAGAATGGTGGCACCGCAGTTTGTGCTCCATACGCCTTGACTAGGAATCCAGAACTCCACTTGGACTAACGAAGGATACCTGTCGATGGTGGTATCCTGCCCCCCCACAATGCGACCGGCTTCCACAGGTATAGTAACTGTAATTATAACATCAAAACAGTGATATAATTTTGTCTTTTTCTTATCCGATGGCGAAGACCCACGACGCTTTAAAGATTCCTTTACGCTACTTTCcaaaaagtaatatttgaatCTCTGCATTAAAATCCATCACACATAATAGTTAAATAGGCACTTTTAtagacaattttttatattaaattctctGACGTCATTAAACTTAAgtcaaaatattgatatttttaaattcatttttgaGACTAGATTTAATAACCAAATGAAATGATGTTGAAAAAATTCAGTcgatcaaataacaaaaaagttataGGGATTTCAATATTGCTGGGTAGACAGAGATAACCGTAATGAAATGTGAAGTCACATTTTAGTTTTGCCATAAAGACTCTAAACAAATTTCTGTTTTGCTATATAGGGATAGAAGACCCTttcttaaaaagtataaatgacTGTAACTACAGAGTTACAAAATACAGATTTGGTTagttgatttaaattttattttcaatgtacatgttttataaattaaaaaattatttattatccaaTTATGCTCttcactttgagatataataatatgctataAGTAGTTATATAATAAGTCTCATCAGTTTCAAACGCTGCGTTAGTTATATAATAACTCTCATTAGTTTCAAAAGCTACGttagttatataatatgtctCATTAGTTTCAAAAGCTACGTTAGTTATATAATATGCCTCATTAGTTTTATAAGCTACGTTAGTTATATAATAAGTCTCATCAGTTTCAAACGCTACATTACTTATAGAATAAGCCTCATCAGTTTCAAACGCTACGTTAGTTATATAATAAGTCTCATTAGTTTCAAAATCTCCAGCAGAAAAAAGCGCCGCCTTAGTAACAATCTGGGCGGAATAAAGCGTCAAAAGACGTAATTTTTATTCGAGTATGTCTGTCACTGTCTTCCTAAATGTTTATAAAAGAGACAACAATTTGTTTGATCATGGATTTACGCCTGTCGGAATACGCACCCGATACACGCTCTGCAACACATTTAACCAAAACACTACACTCTTACGGAATGTTACTAAATTAGGAATACCTGCGATTGTCAGCaatccaaaaataaaaaccagTGTCATTGTGCCTGATTGAACTTTGACTGAATTTTCAACTAACCTAATTTGTATAGTGcgtataattaatcattttagGGATACGTAGtgaaatatttacttactactatatgtaaatatttcataagtAGAATACAAgcaatgatttttaaaatcgatacattaaatataattattttttttagtttgttctATAAAATACAGCATAAAGTCAATAATCATAAGAAAAAGTTATGCAAAACAATTGTACAATTTTTCTCATTATTGTGGACTTGTAAGTATTATAacaatttacattttacatccGCAAAACAAATTATGGATTTAGTTGGTTCGAATAATTGTAGCTTTGTAAGAATGAGTAAGCTATACTCTTGTTAAGTTATTGTATAAGTTTTGTAAGGTCTTTCAATAATAGGCCCgaaaacataaatgtttgaACTACCACAAATATACGATATTTGTCAAagttaccattgggaggcttctttgcacagtataggatgccggctagataattggtaccaccacggcgcctatttctgccgtgaaacagtaatgtgtaaacattactgtgtttcggtctgaagggcgccatagctagtgaaattactgggcaaatgagacttaacatcttatgtctcaaggagacgagcgctgctctgaatttttgggatttcaagaattctgagtggcactgccagggcgtataaattaccatcagctaaacgtcctgttcctctcgtcccttattgtcataaaaaaagtaaagttgATTAAATCAGGTAGTTAAAAAAGGAACCCAACCTCGATGCGACAGTACACGCTTGTAACATTGTAAAATGCCTATTTAGTcgacttaataattataaagattaCTGTATCAGATATATTTACGTTGTTAATCTTTTAAGAAGGTAATTTATAcctgtattatataatataataaatagacaCCAATGTTATCATGATTATATTATGAGTAATATGACAATATATGAcattataactttttttaaaatgataataagggacgagaccagtaggacgttcagctgatggtgattgatatgccgtgccccttacaatgcagtgccgctcaggattattgaaaaactgaaaagttctgagcggcactacgactgtgctcgtcaccttgagacataagatgttaagtctcatttgcccagtaatttgactagcaacggcgcccttcaaaccgaaacacagtaatgcttacacactactgcttcacgggacaaataggcgccgttctgatacccataatcgaaccggcatcctgtgcaaatgagcctcccactggtattgtatgtgtaataactattttaatataaaataatacctcCGCGCTATtcgattaatttaatttgatattcttaagttattacaaaataataaatagtaaaatagtagattatatagaggataataatgtatggttcttgtctggtgccacctaaaattgtataatattaaattaagacGGCTtagttattatatgatttaaaatatgggCTGAGAGTTtgttatcagttcttctccccatgtcaaagcccctttacgaactgatgtacgAGTTActaagtgttgttgcaatatgtgaTGTTATGGTCGCTCGCtatggtaaatatatatatttatatttcattatagcTTATTTGCTTAAGGTGAAATAGGCACAAGGGTAAGTAAAGAAAAACTTATATGCTATCCACTAAACTTATATGTATGTATCCTGTCACTAATCCAAAGAATTCATTCGTCATTTGTTCATTTGGGTTTTTCCAATCGccagatattatttataataaaggaTTAGCTGCCGTTGTCGTTTATCAGTTTAATCTATAATATAGCTGCTGTCTAGATTATCTGATACAGGTTATCTtcgaatttattatattaaaactccTTTGATAACGAAGGCTTACTAGAGCTAGAATATcgtccccaccacctggatgtgtggcggtcctcaacagtgcgtttttcaaggagctttcttccacatactacaaagctgaatGCTGGAatgaagcttattccacagcttaggtaatcacttaacgccaggtgacccgtacacttgtttgtcctcctattccataaaaaaagtatagtagattatatgaaatattaatattaatacatggttcttgtctgtttctgctcaggccacctacATTTGTACAATGTTATAAGGAGGCTAAGttgtgatattatttaaaagatggtctgggagtttcttgtcagttcttctccccgtgTCGAAGCCCCTTtatgaactgatgtagcttcttGATGTTTACTAAGTGTCGTTGGAATATGTtatgtcactccctatggtgaataaagatatttctaTTCTAGTCTTGACTTATTCTTTACGTGTTAAAGGATGAATTGACTCGTAAAATATGTAAGTCCATGGTATAAGTACTTCCTCAATTGTATTTCCAACGAAATACATTAATTAGTTTTCAGAACAGTCAGTCTACTCTTATTCAAAGAAAAACTATGTTTCGATCGAAGTTTGGTGTGTTTCCTACTACAGTTCCATTCGTTCGAAGTTAAGTCCCAAAGgtcattgtttgacatttcAAATTTCTAAACCTACATGCAGCTGTTTGTTCGGAATGTTAACCTTAAAATTTacgaaaaaatatatgtttttcacCTCTTGATATTCGTTAGTGtggattttgttgcaaatttgcttgaaataattttaatgatgctTTTAATAGATGTTGCTGTATGTGAAGAGGATTTAGAACGTAGAAGGAACCGGCGCCGCTTgtgcaatcaatttaatattagtaatattcCTGACTTACAATTTGTATgaaactgaaataaattatagcctCCTGTGTTTTACGTAAGTTATGAATGTATCAGGGGTGGTATTAATATTCCTGAGTTGCCTCTGTCTGGACTCCAATGTGAAAGAAGCAGGCTGGTGCCTCGTCACCTCAAGCTCTACAGGCAGGTCGAAGGGCATGAGCTGCAATAGTACAACTGTTAGAAAGGATAAAGTTAGaactttatcttacttattTCTTTCTAACAGTAGTGGTACTCTTATCTTTAGtgacatttataataagtttaatttttattatgaataaaataacaaaatttatttttcattttattataacaggaaaaattacatacaaagaGTACTGAGTCGTATAATTTCAAAGGTATAGCTTCATCATCGTATGTGAGACTTATGACAACTTACATCTTATAAAATGTGTGAATTAAGACGTTAACGTGTTGAATATTGACGAAaacttgtatttttataaaactgtATCAATTATCTAGATAGAATCGAAACTAATAccaaataatgtatattatgatagTCACAcaaattttactataatttagtaattataataaataaataataaatccttatttatacattaaaaaccTATTCTAATGTACAAATACTGTATTACGAAAGGTGAAAATCTTAAAGAAAATTaagcaaattttaattttatattattatactttatttacttttttttttctttttttacttactcgtgtaagcctttcagttttagacatttgagtatttttgttgcgtcactttgcatattatattgtaattgaaatgatttgtaaaacaattaaaatgtaaattttgactTAAAGGGgtggcaatgactttcttgctacttcttctcattagctcaaccctttacaaagtagcgctaaattcaataagaaacaatatttttatttaattttttgacatttataagtgtcatttccgtgacctacatgagtaaagtgtttttgaatttgaatagttgaaaatttataattagcACATTAAGGTTCATTAAATATTACGAATATAATTAGTGCTAACTTGTACTTTAGTGATGTCTAAACTAAGTAGGttgacttaatattata encodes:
- the LOC126977383 gene encoding trypsin, alkaline C-like, giving the protein MTLVFIFGLLTIAVTIPVEAGRIVGGQDTTIDRYPSLVQVEFWIPSQGVWSTNCGATILTTFFLLSAAHCFDGTNSQAEFRRIRAGSTYRGSGGSVHYVDYYINHPEYNIATFLDADINVVRLRTPVVYSPVVQAGTIVSQGAVIPDNTTVVYAGWGALWQGGPQSEILQHVSVFTINQNICRQRYGSSLVTDYMLCAGLLDIGGRDACQGDSGGPLYLGNVVIGVVSWGSGCAQPNFPSISARVAAFTNWIVNTAR